Below is a window of Impatiens glandulifera chromosome 2, dImpGla2.1, whole genome shotgun sequence DNA.
tatatttttattgttttatttatttatttttatatattaaaaaatcttttagtattatcatattaaataaataaaaatataaaaaataatttccttacaaatttatttcaatataatatttatatattataaatatatatttaaataaatagtatctttcctcatttatttctcaatataatatttataatatatatatatatatataaaattaaaatttatctagATTTCTTTCCTTCTATTACCATATTAATGCaggtataatataatatttgtataatataaatttatatatatatatatatatattgttttctttattttttatatacatataatttttataaaaaaatcttttagtACTTaccatattaaataaataaataaatatttatatcctaggccttgttcggatttgggtttttcaaataacccaaccaAATCAATTGTCACTTCACTCACTTTCTCATTCTTCAAATCAATCaagtcattaattaaaatattaaaataccttctattttaaattttaattatttattttatttatatatcaatacctttaagtctttttaccaaaaaaacatcattatttcttcaaaattatcaccaatcattaccaataattaaataacttggaccgaacatatttaaatagattattatttttattattattattattatatatatgaattattgaCTCTTTTAGATACAGACAAGAATCACCCTTCCTTAAAGATGCTTTCATGAACATAGTCAGATTCCACTCCccatagaaaaataaaatgatggtTTCATCGTCCATCTTTGTCTCTGTctgtttctctctctttctttcccTTTCTAATTCAGCCCAATTTGGACGTGATAATGGAGACAGTCGAAGAAATAGTACCGTTGTTTGGGATCCCTACAACAGCATCTgtaattttcacatttttgggaCTTTTAGCAGGAATTTTGTTCTACTTTTACGGTCCTTATTGGTCTGTTCGAAAGGTACCTGGCCCTCCAACGGTTCCATTTCTAGGTCATCTTCCTCTGTTTGCTAAGTATGGTCCGAATGTTTTCTCTGTCCTTTCCAACCGCTATGGCCCTATTTTCAGGTTCTTTTCTCTATTTACAATTGATCATCAATAGTTGAAACTGATCTGAagaaattttttagtttatgATTTGGGTTCTCTaactttattataattaattcaaaattgatttagggtttggATCATTAATCAattaagatgatgatgatgatgaagagaaaAACTATAATCTTGATAATACTCCTTTTTAGACCAAACCCTTAAACGGTTTTACTAtgaattatttagataagattTTTCATATTCAAACTTTCAGATACATGTGACCATTTCCATTTTTGTTGATTGTATTATTGTACCTTTTTTtcacattaaaatttatatgttgaAAAGAAATTGGAGCTTTGTATTTTTCTAGTTAAATTTGAagtgataaaaaattatatttgagtgAACTGAAAATAGAAATTGTACTgaaacaaattcattttttataatttaagaagCTAGCAAAACCTTATGTGAATCAAATTTAAGAACTTTGGTCTCTTATTATAGTTTAAGgacaaatatcaaaattatcaattGTTTTGAAAATGACAATACATAAGTGCATTCAATATAGAACAACTTCAATTTGGTCCATGACATCTTTAGTATCATTTTCTTTGGAGAGAAAAACCCGATATAACAATTTTGTTAATGAATGCGAAAACTTAATTAAAACCGATAAAAAAACTCAGCACATTACCTAAAAGGGTGGTTATTATGCTCTAACACATTAATTTTCTACATCAAAATTTCAGTTAACCACACCtcaattgttaaaaaaaatacaggTTTCATATGGGTAGACAGCCATTGGTAATTATAGCAGATGCAGAGCTTTGTAGAGAAGTTGGTATAAAGAAATTCAAGGATATACCCAACAGAAGTATCCCTTCTCCTATTGCTGCTTCTCCTCTTCATCAAAAAGGTTTATTCTTCACAAGgtacaattttaatattaatttttttgtatacATTGATCTAAACAGATAGAGATTTCAAGCATTACAcactaaaaatgaaaaaacaaacgATAAATTTCAGGGATTCGAGATGGACTACAATGCGAAACACAGTTCTTTCAGTTTACCAGCCATCTCACTTAGCCAGTTTGATTCCCACAATGCAATCCTTCATTGAATCAGCATCAGATAATCTCTGTTTTCACGAAGAAGATGACATCAATTTCTCTAACTTGTCGCTTCAATTGGCGACAGATATAATTGGACAAGCTGCATTCGGTGTCAACTTTGGACTTTCAAACCCGAAAGAAAAAACCCAAGTAGAAAACAATGAAAAATTTCAGGATTTCATTAAACAACATATATTCTCTACTACAGCGCTCAAGATGGATTTATCTGGTTCCTTTTCGATTATCTTAGGACTTCTTGTTCCAATTCTCCAAGAGCCTTTTCGACAGATCCTTAAACGGATTCCTTTTACAATGGACTGTAAAGTTGACAGAACTAATAGAAATCTCAGCAGGATTCTCGATGAGATTGTTGTGAAAAGGATGGAAGAAAAGGAAAGCGATGGTTCTAAAGATTTGTTATCGTTGATTTTGAAAGCAAGAGAGTCTGAATCTGTTGCAAAGAATATTTTCAGTCCAGATTATATTAGTGCAGTTACATATGAACATCTTCTTGCTGGCTCAACCACAACTTCTTTTACTTTATCATCAATTCTTTATCTTGTTTCTGATCATCCTCAAGTTGAGAAGAGATTGATTGAAGAAATTGATGGGTTTGGTCCACATGATCAGATCCCAACTGCTGATGATCTTCAAACCAAGTTTCCATATCTTGATCAGGTAAACTTTGTAgtcattgttttcaaataatcttgatATTGTTGTCATAGTATTTCCTGTGAATTCTGTTTGATTATATTGTGAATTTCAATTGAAGGTAGTAAAAGAGGCGATGAGAATCTATTTTGTTTCCCCTCTCGTTGCTAGAGAAACTTCTAAAGATGTCGAGATTGGTGGATACATTCTCCCCAAGGTActttaagaaaaagaaaattgtttaaGCAAAAACAACCAGTTAGAGTAGTTCTTAGTAATTGTTAAGTTTGTGGGTATATTTGTCATTTCATAACTAACTCGAGAAACATGAACAGGGGACATGGGTTTGGCTGGCACTTGGGGTCCTAGCGAAGGACCCAAAGAATTTCCCAGATCCCGAAAAGTTCAAACCTGAGAGGTTTGATCCAAACTGTGAGGAGGCAAAACAAAGACATCCTTATGCATTTCTACCATTTGGTATTGGACCTCGAGCATGTATAGGACAAAAGTTCTCGATACAAGAAGTAAAGTTGTCGGTAATCCATTTGTATCGAAAATATACAATTCATCATTCACCAAATATGGAGAGGCCTTTGAAAATTGAGTTTGGTATAGTCCTTAACTTTAAGGATGGTGTCAAGTTGAGAGCAACTAGGCGTgccaaatgaaaataaaagacTCAGGTTTTGTTGTTGTGGCTATATCTATCTTAGTTTATTTTCGATGGTTAAAaggttgaatttatattatgtttataaataataataatgtttttctaTCTTATGGCTATTTAATCAATTACGAGTATGATCGGTACTTTCACTTTGGCAAATTTTTTGGATTGGGGTTGGACCGGTACCCGCCTCCAACCATtttgtacaaatatatatttttaatccattaaacaaacatttttttcacacttctaattttttttactgtttAACTTAATTTTGACTTGTGTAACTTAACTATAGCATGATTAAACGTGTTTAATACTCGGTTAACATAATTTTGACtcaattaaaacatatttaattatttattctaccataaattaaatttaagaataaaatataatcatttaaaaacaaaaagtaTTCAATTCAAATgggtttaacttttttttatcttttcttgtAAATATTAGGTTCATAATACTATGCCGGATTAATACATAGAatgtagaagaaaaaaaatgtttataaaaaaaataagggtatg
It encodes the following:
- the LOC124926018 gene encoding cytochrome P450 711A1, coding for METVEEIVPLFGIPTTASVIFTFLGLLAGILFYFYGPYWSVRKVPGPPTVPFLGHLPLFAKYGPNVFSVLSNRYGPIFRFHMGRQPLVIIADAELCREVGIKKFKDIPNRSIPSPIAASPLHQKGLFFTRDSRWTTMRNTVLSVYQPSHLASLIPTMQSFIESASDNLCFHEEDDINFSNLSLQLATDIIGQAAFGVNFGLSNPKEKTQVENNEKFQDFIKQHIFSTTALKMDLSGSFSIILGLLVPILQEPFRQILKRIPFTMDCKVDRTNRNLSRILDEIVVKRMEEKESDGSKDLLSLILKARESESVAKNIFSPDYISAVTYEHLLAGSTTTSFTLSSILYLVSDHPQVEKRLIEEIDGFGPHDQIPTADDLQTKFPYLDQVVKEAMRIYFVSPLVARETSKDVEIGGYILPKGTWVWLALGVLAKDPKNFPDPEKFKPERFDPNCEEAKQRHPYAFLPFGIGPRACIGQKFSIQEVKLSVIHLYRKYTIHHSPNMERPLKIEFGIVLNFKDGVKLRATRRAK